The Macrobrachium nipponense isolate FS-2020 chromosome 27, ASM1510439v2, whole genome shotgun sequence genome includes a region encoding these proteins:
- the LOC135200837 gene encoding large ribosomal subunit protein uL11-like isoform X1 encodes MPPKFDPNEVKIVCLRCVGGEMAATSSLAPKIGPLGLSPKKVGDDIMKATGDWKGLKVTVKLIIQNRQARVEVVPSAASLVIKALKEPPRDRKKVKHIKHNGNITLDQMIEIARTMRFRSQAKQLCGTLKEVLGTAQSVGCTVEGQNPHDIIEGIDEGTIEVPEE; translated from the exons ATGCCTCCCAAATTTGACCCAAACGAGGTCAAGATCG TATGTCTAAGATGTGTTGGTGGAGAAATGGCAGCCACTTCATCATTGGCTCCCAAAATTGGTCCCCTTGGTCTATCTCCAAAGAAGGTGGGTGACGACATCATGAAAGCTACTGGAGACTGGAAGGGTCTGAAGGTCACTGTAAAACTCATCATTCAAAACCGTCAGGCTCGTGTTGAAGTTGTCCCCTCAGCCGCATCCTTGGTTATTAAGGCTTTGAAAGAACCTCCACGTGACCGCAAGAAGGTCAAGCATA tcAAACACAATGGCAATATCACTTTGGATCAGATGATTGAAATTGCCAGAACAATGCGCTTCAGGTCCCAGGCCAAGCAGCTATGTGGAACCTTGAAGGAAGTCCTTGGTACTGCTCAG AGTGTTGGGTGCACAGTGGAAGGCCAGAACCCCCATGATATAATTGAGGGGATTGATGAAGGCACAATAGAAGTACCTGAAGAGTAA
- the LOC135200837 gene encoding large ribosomal subunit protein uL11-like isoform X2, which translates to MAATSSLAPKIGPLGLSPKKVGDDIMKATGDWKGLKVTVKLIIQNRQARVEVVPSAASLVIKALKEPPRDRKKVKHIKHNGNITLDQMIEIARTMRFRSQAKQLCGTLKEVLGTAQSVGCTVEGQNPHDIIEGIDEGTIEVPEE; encoded by the exons ATGGCAGCCACTTCATCATTGGCTCCCAAAATTGGTCCCCTTGGTCTATCTCCAAAGAAGGTGGGTGACGACATCATGAAAGCTACTGGAGACTGGAAGGGTCTGAAGGTCACTGTAAAACTCATCATTCAAAACCGTCAGGCTCGTGTTGAAGTTGTCCCCTCAGCCGCATCCTTGGTTATTAAGGCTTTGAAAGAACCTCCACGTGACCGCAAGAAGGTCAAGCATA tcAAACACAATGGCAATATCACTTTGGATCAGATGATTGAAATTGCCAGAACAATGCGCTTCAGGTCCCAGGCCAAGCAGCTATGTGGAACCTTGAAGGAAGTCCTTGGTACTGCTCAG AGTGTTGGGTGCACAGTGGAAGGCCAGAACCCCCATGATATAATTGAGGGGATTGATGAAGGCACAATAGAAGTACCTGAAGAGTAA